One Epinephelus lanceolatus isolate andai-2023 chromosome 10, ASM4190304v1, whole genome shotgun sequence genomic region harbors:
- the smg9 gene encoding nonsense-mediated mRNA decay factor SMG9: MSESGHSQPGMYGQGRRRRRRRGDRDAGPPGQNLSGPSRDRDYQPRERRDGSEDPPGPLIQKTPIILAKPPGERAKPSQNAPVSGAPVLEKPIMLMKARDDGGKPGTPPEAAAQPSGPGPSKMEREGQRPTQPVYQIQNRGMGASASSSAVDPMVGQSKLLPPEKMKHSIKLVDDQMNWCDSAMEYLRDQTDMLVVGVVGLQGSGKSTVMSLLSANTPEEDQRGYVFRAQTQEIKERGGNQSTGIDFFITQERVIFLDTQPMLSPSILDHLINNDRKLPPEYNLPHTYVEMQSLQIAAFLFTVCHVVIVVQDWFTDLNLYRFLQTAEMLKPSTPSASHDSTGSSGNDDGAEYYPHIVFLQNKARRDDFCPRNLKNMHMVVDKLMTHSHLKYKGTLSMLDCNIFPGLGQDYLSTEVNMFLLPMQENDGDDNLTKAGSGTYPLFSLLPGYRGHPAFSTMVSKLRSQILAMPRCQLSHTILTEKNWFHYAARIWDGVKKSSALSEYSRLLC; encoded by the exons ATGTCAGAGTCTGGACACAGTCAGCCAGGGATGTACGGGCAGGGGCGCAGGAGGAGGCGACGCCGGGGAGACAGAGATGCTGGACCTCCGGGGCAAAATCTGTCCGGTCCCAGTCGGGATCGAGACTATCAACCAAGGGAACGAAGG GATGGAAGCGAGGATCCACCTGGCCCTCTCATACAGAAAACCCCCATCATCCTCGCAAAACCCCCTGGAGAAAGG GCCAAGCCATCACAGAATGCACCTGTCAGTGGAGCCCCAGTCCTGGAGAAGCCCATCATGCTAATGAAAGCCAGGGACGATGGAGGGAAGCCGGGGACTCCTCCAGAAGCGGCGGCTCAGCCCTCTGGTCCTGGGCCCTCTAAGATGGAGAGGGAGGGCCAGAGACCCACCCAGCCTGTATACCAGATCCAAAACAGGGGAATGGGTGCCTCTGCATCGAGCAGCGCTGTGGACC CTATGGTTGGTCAGTCTAAGCTCCTCCCTCCAGAGAAGATGAAGCACAGCATTAAGCTTGTGGATGATCAGATGAATTGGTGTGACAGTGCCATGGAG TATCTGAGGGACCAGACAGATATGTTGGTGGTGGGAGTCGTTGGCCTGCAGGGAAGTGGAAAATCTACAGTCATGTCACTGTTATCTGCCAACACTCCTGAGGAAGACCAAAG GGGTTATGTATTCAGAGCCCAGACTCAAGAAATCAAGGAACGAGGAGGAAACCAGAGCACAGGCATTGACTTCTTCATCACACAGGAGAGAGTCATCTTCTTGGATACACAG CCAATGCTCAGCCCATCTATTCTCGACCACCTCATCAATAACGATCGGAAGTTGCCTCCAGAGTACAACCTCCCTCACACATATGTTGAGATGCAG TCACTTCAGATCGCCGCCTTCCTGTTTACAGTGTGCCATGTAGTCATTGTGGTTCAAGACTGGTTCACTGACTTAAACCTTTACAG GTTTCTTCAGACCGCTGAGATGCTGAAACCCTCCACTCCATCTGCAAGCCATGACAGCACTGGCTCCTCAGGCAATGACGATGGAGCGGAGTACTATCCTCATATAG TGTTCCTCCAGAATAAGGCCAGACGGGATGATTTTTGCCCAAGGAATCTGAAGAACATGCACATGGTGGTGGACAAATTAATGACTCACTCTCATCTCAAATACAAAG GCACACTGTCCATGCTGGACTGCAATATCTTCCCTGGCTTGGGGCAGGACTACCTGTCAACTGAAGTCAACATGTTCCTCCTTCCTATGCAGGAGAATGACGGGGACGATAATCTGACTAAAGCAG GCTCAGGAACATACCCGCTCTTCTCCCTGCTCCCGGGATACAGAGGACATCCTGCCTTCTCCACCATGGTTTCAAAACTCCGCAGCCAAATACTGGCCATGCCCCGCTGTCAGCTGTCGCACACCATCCTCACCGAGAAGAACTG
- the LOC117265975 gene encoding uncharacterized protein LOC117265975, translating to MSEDSSSDEEWGSSTEWKMDDSNREGRCWECGKKFSKMTNLMLHYKSHDIKATCYICEVTFRRLTSLSMHLENVHLPPLCKKCPQAFGNVWDLNKHAETHYTSSTPLQEAPSLISEVTHQSQNSNNSPDNTTAQQSTALMPRDSVSELRSQQRIEVNTETSENSVEYTVGEDDKDIDMESDGEKTDDSASSESDDKDKTRSKLALLRPADPETGSSSTNDSTDSSGSLHSKKTPAAPPNVNSPMCAACGRGPFRSMKLHLLHCSGVRVKYQCSVCKNVFVTEKSLKEHYMPLYTCEICGQVFPQEHLYHLHQCPKTNKPPLALFCSESLPQACNICKCFFTSEKYLLGHVTRVHTSVVSTKVCIITNPSALAGKKVSPGVRGTAVQSAITSPHVVSQLMNGKLCAGQTYAGSLSTAVKSSPSSLLTSSSYPGRPPATICMASAAAPIRSGEDFALAPNSQLTSHLSAPLFVPPGATDTAPSTEASDPITPPTPTILAMFENDSHDVALMKRMNTGWRSKAAYPCRQCGAIFRQPSLIISHRYLHRGHRSHQCQCGRAFKHRLHLLRHCVQHAETVSYICVSCGETFTGAKLLAEHVSGKSQKKSRSGRTLKCKAKRECRIPFTCDCGQLFFRPSAYIWHQLKNRTKTKRLKKPLE from the coding sequence ATGTCTGAAGACTCGAGCAGTGATGAAGAATGGGGTTCATCCACAGAATGGAAGATGGATGATTCTAACAGAGAGGGGAGATGTTGGGAATGTGGCAAGAAATTCAGCAAAATGACAAACTTGATGTTGCATTACAAAAGCCACGACATCAAAGCCACCTGCTACATCTGCGAGGTTACTTTCCGACGCCTGACTTCCCTCTCCATGCACCTGGAGAATGTACACTTGCCACCCCTCTGCAAAAAGTGCCCTCAGGCTTTCGGTAATGTGTGGGACCTCAACAAGCATGCGGAAACACATTACACAAGCTCAACGCCGTTACAAGAAGCTCCCTCTTTGATTTCTGAGGTCACACATCAGAGTCAGAATAGTAACAACTCTCCTGATAACACGACAGCACAGCAAAGCACAGCCTTAATGCCGCGTGACTCAGTGTCAGAGTTGAGGTCTCAACAAAGAATtgaggtgaacacagagacatcTGAAAACAGCGTAGAGTATACAGTGGGTGAAGATGACAAAGATATTGACATGGAAAGTGATGGTGAGAAAACAGACGATTCAGCAAGCTCTGAATCTGATGACAAAGATAAGACACGCTCTAAACTTGCACTCTTGCGTCCAGCAGATCCCGAAACAGGCTCAAGTTCAACCAATGATTCCACTGATTCTTCTGGTAGCTTGCACTCTAAAAAAACCCCTGCAGCCCCTCCTAATGTTAATAGTCCAATGTGTGCTGCGTGTGGTCGGGGGCCATTTCGATCAATGAAGCTCCATTTGCTGCACTGTAGTGGTGTAAGGGTAAAATATCAGTGTTCAGTATGCAAGAACGTCTTTGTAACTGAGAAGTCTCTTAAGGAGCACTACATGCCTTTGTATACCTGTGAAATCTGTGGCCAGGTTTTCCCTCAGGAGCACTTGTACCATCTCCACCAGTGTCCCAAGACAAACAAACCGCCACTGGCCCTGTTTTGTTCCGAGTCACTGCCGCAAGCGTGTAAcatttgcaaatgttttttcacCTCGGAGAAATATCTGCTAGGCCATGTCACCAGAGTCCACACATCAGTGGTGAGCACCAAAGTGTGTATTATCACCAATCCATCAGCGCTCGCTGGTAAAAAAGTTTCACCAGGCGTCCGAGGCACAGCGGTGCAGTCAGCCATCACTAGTCCACATGTGGTCAGTCAGCTCATGAATGGAAAGCTCTGTGCTGGCCAGACCTATGCAGGGTCTCTGTCCACTGCTGTGAAATCTAGCCCTTCCTCTCTTTTGACCTCCTCTTCCTACCCGGGCAGACCCCCTGCCACTATATGTATGGCGTCTGCTGCTGCTCCTATCAGATCAGGAGAAGACTTTGCTCTAGCTCCAAACAGCCAACTTACAAGCCATCTGTCTGCACCTTTATTTGTTCCTCCTGGTGCCACTGACACAGCTCCATCTACTGAGGCCTCTGACCCCATCACTCCACCAACGCCGACCATTCTGGCCATGTTTGAGAACGACAGCCATGACGTCGCTTTGATGAAACGTATGAACACAGGCTGGCGCTCCAAGGCCGCCTACCCctgcaggcagtgtggtgcTATCTTCCGGCAGCCCTCCCTCATCATCAGCCACCGCTACCTCCACCGAGGCCACCGCTCACACCAGTGCCAGTGCGGCCGAGCTTTTAAGCACCGGCTGCACCTACTGCGACATTGCGTTCAGCATGCAGAGACTGTAAGCTACATCTGTGTCAGCTGCGGAGAGACTTTCACTGGAGCAAAACTCTTAGCCGAGCACGTAAGTGGCAAATCACAGAAGAAATCTCGTTCTGGGCGGACATTAAAATGTAAAGCGAAGAGAGAGTGCAGAATTCCCTTTACATGTGACTGTGGACAACTCTTTTTTAGGCCTTCAGCTTACATATGGCATCAActtaaaaacaggacaaaaacaaaacgattgaagaaacccttggaatGA